From the genome of Yersinia enterocolitica, one region includes:
- a CDS encoding 2-hydroxy-3-oxopropionate reductase produces the protein MKIGFIGLGIMGKPMSKNLLKAGYSLTVLDRNAAVLDELITAGARTATTPKALAAECDIIITMLPNSPHVKEVVLGENGVIEGAKPGSVLIDMSSIAPLVSREISEALALKQVAMLDAPVSGGEPKAIDGTLSVMVGGDKAVFESCFEVMKAMGGSVVHTGDIGAGNVTKLANQVIVALNIAAMSEALVLATKAGVNPDLVFQAIRGGLAGSTVLEAKAPMVMDRNFKPGFRIDLHIKDLANALDTSHGVGAQLPLTAAVMEMMQALKADGLGTADHSALACYYEKLAKVEVTR, from the coding sequence ATGAAAATCGGCTTTATTGGTTTAGGGATTATGGGAAAACCAATGAGTAAAAATCTGCTGAAAGCGGGCTACTCATTAACAGTCCTCGATCGTAATGCTGCGGTGCTGGATGAATTGATCACGGCTGGCGCGCGTACGGCAACGACACCAAAAGCGCTGGCAGCAGAATGCGATATCATCATTACCATGCTACCTAATTCGCCTCATGTAAAAGAAGTGGTACTGGGTGAAAACGGTGTTATTGAAGGTGCTAAACCGGGTTCTGTGCTGATTGATATGAGTTCGATTGCACCGCTGGTTAGCCGTGAAATCAGTGAAGCGCTGGCACTAAAGCAGGTTGCAATGTTGGACGCGCCAGTCAGTGGTGGTGAGCCAAAAGCTATCGATGGCACCTTGTCAGTGATGGTGGGTGGTGATAAAGCGGTATTCGAGAGCTGTTTCGAGGTGATGAAAGCCATGGGGGGATCGGTGGTGCATACTGGTGATATTGGTGCTGGTAATGTGACTAAACTGGCCAATCAGGTGATTGTCGCACTGAATATTGCCGCGATGTCTGAAGCCTTGGTGCTGGCAACTAAGGCGGGAGTGAACCCTGATCTGGTATTCCAAGCGATCCGTGGTGGTCTGGCAGGCAGTACCGTGTTGGAAGCCAAGGCACCGATGGTGATGGATCGTAACTTCAAACCAGGCTTCCGTATCGATCTACATATCAAAGACTTAGCTAATGCCCTCGACACCTCACATGGCGTCGGTGCTCAGTTGCCCCTGACCGCAGCCGTGATGGAGATGATGCAGGCGCTGAAAGCTGATGGTTTGGGCACCGCTGACCACAGTGCATTGGCGTGTTATTACGAGAAATTGGCTAAAGTTGAAGTCACTCGTTAA
- a CDS encoding 2-dehydro-3-deoxyglucarate aldolase — translation MSLQNYPNQFRRNLQQGQTLIGCWSALANHISAEVLGLAGFDWLVLDGEHAPNDVTTFIPQLMALKGSNSAPVVRAPCNEPIIIKRLLDIGFYNFLIPFVENEAEAIRAVASTRYPPAGIRGVSVSHRGNNYGTVPDYFATINDNITVLVQIESQQGVDNIDAIAAVDGVDGIFVGPGDLSAALGYLGQPNHPEVQKVIRHIFDRAKAQGKPSGILAPVEADARRYLEWGATFVAVGSDLGVFRSATQALCDKFKK, via the coding sequence ATGAGTCTGCAAAATTATCCTAATCAGTTCCGCCGCAACCTACAACAAGGGCAAACCCTTATTGGTTGCTGGAGTGCACTGGCAAATCATATTTCAGCCGAAGTGCTGGGCCTGGCGGGTTTTGACTGGTTGGTTCTGGACGGTGAACATGCGCCGAACGATGTTACGACGTTTATTCCACAACTCATGGCGCTGAAAGGCAGTAATAGCGCACCGGTTGTACGTGCGCCCTGTAATGAACCCATCATTATAAAACGCTTATTGGATATCGGTTTTTATAACTTCCTGATCCCGTTTGTTGAAAACGAAGCAGAAGCCATACGTGCGGTTGCCTCGACCCGTTATCCACCGGCGGGGATCCGCGGGGTTTCTGTGTCTCATCGCGGTAACAATTACGGCACCGTACCCGACTACTTTGCCACCATCAACGACAACATCACCGTACTGGTGCAAATCGAAAGCCAGCAAGGGGTGGATAATATTGATGCTATCGCCGCCGTTGATGGGGTGGACGGTATTTTTGTTGGACCGGGCGATCTGTCGGCGGCATTGGGTTATCTGGGGCAGCCCAATCATCCCGAAGTACAAAAAGTGATTCGTCATATTTTTGATCGCGCTAAAGCACAGGGTAAGCCGAGCGGTATTTTGGCGCCAGTTGAAGCTGATGCCCGCCGTTATCTCGAATGGGGGGCAACCTTTGTCGCTGTTGGCAGTGATTTGGGCGTATTTCGTAGCGCGACTCAGGCGTTATGCGACAAATTTAAAAAATAA
- a CDS encoding transcriptional regulator, translating into MQREQVLSSALNLLEQQGLANTTLEMLAKEVSVEVSDLARFWPDREALLYDCLRFHGQQIDTWRRQLQLDETLSPKQKLLARYQTLGEQVQNQRYPGCLFIAACSFYPDNEHPIHQLAEQQKQASLLYTQELLQEMDADDAAMVAQQMELILEGCLSKLLVKRQLVDVEIAKRLAEDVLEVAQCRKNGALG; encoded by the coding sequence GTGCAACGTGAACAAGTTTTAAGCAGTGCGCTCAATCTATTGGAGCAGCAAGGACTGGCAAACACCACGCTGGAGATGCTGGCAAAAGAGGTGTCAGTTGAAGTCAGTGATCTGGCCCGTTTCTGGCCGGATCGTGAAGCTTTGTTGTATGACTGTCTGCGCTTTCATGGCCAGCAGATAGATACCTGGCGGCGACAATTGCAACTGGACGAGACCTTATCACCCAAACAAAAGTTACTGGCGCGTTACCAGACGCTAGGTGAGCAAGTGCAGAATCAGCGTTACCCCGGTTGCTTATTTATTGCTGCATGCAGTTTCTATCCCGATAATGAACACCCGATCCACCAGTTGGCTGAACAGCAGAAACAGGCCTCACTACTCTATACCCAAGAGCTGTTGCAAGAGATGGACGCTGATGATGCAGCTATGGTTGCACAACAGATGGAACTGATTCTGGAAGGTTGTTTGAGCAAACTGCTGGTTAAACGTCAACTCGTCGATGTTGAAATTGCCAAGCGCCTGGCTGAAGATGTATTGGAAGTCGCGCAATGCCGTAAAAATGGCGCACTGGGTTAA
- a CDS encoding PTS N-acetylmuramic acid transporter subunits IIBC gives MAKITGTTIDQILLFTGGSKNIIVCGNCMTRLRLTLKDRQLIQHDDLKKIPGVMGVVNSDDQLQIILGPGKAQTASEMMNKLLGSEPQQGHESAQDVDLQVLASQTKQQMKAKQKSAVHSFLAKFATIFTPLIPGFIAAGLLLGIATLLQQTLALDGVIQSPWLAALIAYMKVFSIGLFTFLSILIGFNTQQAFGGTGVNGAIIASLFILRYVPEGTVGYYGGMENFFGLAIDPRGNIIGVLLACILGAWIERQVRRFIPDNLDMILTSAITLLATGAITFVVIMPVGGELFKGMSWLFMHLNGNPFGTAILAGLFLIAVVFGIHQGFVPVYFALMDAQGFNSLFPILAMAGAGQVGAALALYARSPKGSVLRTQIKGAIFPGLLGIGEPLIYGVTLPRLKPFITACLGGAVGGFFIGLVAWLGLPVGLNTVFGPSGLVSIPLMTSAQGIFAGMLVYVAGLVISYISGFILTWLFGHKDVDLS, from the coding sequence ATGGCGAAAATAACCGGCACTACGATAGACCAAATTTTACTCTTCACGGGCGGGAGTAAAAATATCATTGTCTGCGGAAACTGCATGACAAGGCTCCGTCTCACCTTAAAAGACCGTCAACTGATACAACATGACGACCTGAAAAAAATCCCTGGAGTGATGGGGGTGGTGAACAGCGATGATCAACTGCAAATCATTCTCGGGCCGGGCAAAGCCCAGACCGCCAGCGAGATGATGAACAAGCTCCTGGGTTCTGAACCGCAGCAGGGACATGAAAGTGCTCAGGATGTTGATTTGCAGGTGCTAGCCAGCCAGACAAAACAGCAAATGAAAGCGAAACAAAAAAGCGCTGTTCATAGTTTTCTGGCCAAATTCGCCACCATTTTTACCCCACTCATTCCAGGGTTCATTGCCGCAGGATTACTATTGGGGATAGCAACATTACTCCAGCAGACACTGGCATTGGACGGCGTTATTCAGTCTCCATGGCTGGCGGCACTGATTGCATACATGAAAGTATTTAGCATCGGCTTGTTCACTTTCCTTAGCATTCTGATTGGCTTTAATACGCAGCAAGCCTTTGGTGGGACGGGGGTCAACGGCGCAATTATCGCTTCGCTATTTATTTTACGCTATGTGCCGGAAGGTACCGTCGGCTACTACGGTGGCATGGAAAACTTCTTTGGTCTGGCAATTGACCCGCGCGGCAATATCATTGGGGTTCTGTTGGCCTGTATCTTGGGCGCATGGATTGAGCGACAGGTGCGCCGTTTTATCCCTGATAATCTGGATATGATCCTGACATCGGCGATAACGTTACTCGCTACAGGAGCAATCACTTTCGTTGTTATCATGCCAGTGGGTGGCGAGCTGTTTAAGGGGATGTCATGGCTGTTTATGCATTTGAATGGTAACCCGTTTGGTACTGCCATTCTGGCAGGGTTATTCCTGATTGCAGTAGTGTTTGGTATCCACCAAGGGTTTGTTCCGGTCTATTTCGCCTTAATGGATGCACAAGGATTTAACTCATTATTCCCTATTCTGGCCATGGCGGGTGCCGGTCAGGTGGGTGCGGCACTGGCACTTTATGCTCGTTCGCCAAAAGGTTCAGTCCTGCGGACACAGATTAAAGGGGCTATTTTCCCTGGGCTACTGGGGATCGGTGAGCCGCTTATTTATGGCGTAACGTTACCACGCCTGAAGCCTTTTATTACCGCATGTTTAGGCGGTGCTGTCGGCGGCTTCTTTATTGGCCTTGTTGCCTGGTTGGGATTACCGGTGGGCCTGAATACCGTGTTTGGCCCATCTGGCTTGGTATCTATTCCTCTGATGACATCAGCCCAAGGTATTTTCGCCGGGATGCTGGTGTATGTGGCTGGTCTGGTTATTTCGTATATTTCCGGGTTTATCCTGACGTGGCTTTTCGGGCATAAGGATGTCGATTTAAGTTGA
- a CDS encoding autotransporter outer membrane beta-barrel domain-containing protein, with protein MPAFKKTLIAIAFTSITTPAFSQIIVNGTTVNAPDGTVVDTGLINDFSGHAATVSNGGVLIADGDITLTTGGNAADTLYASGAGSRVDFLHGSTLTTTGTGSHGVYAQTGASVNLNDANISVSGANASGLSLVSNSQISLNNSTISATGAGGKGIAANNSSVIINNSRLTTTGAYLGSSASALQIANGSRGSMTGSYASTGGASAAAVFVETTNSANTQFDIIDSTLETFGAGTALVSSELNGNGSSLATVSGNTQIITHQATAVSARGPGGKIVINPGASVKTLGANNTAIQAVLGGQADITGSTISTASNGAVAMMASSASSIISQGNNISTVGNNAYAVQANDSGTTVNVTNTNIVTSGNNADAVNSNTQAIVTMNQQNANIHSQNGKTFNALGGTINAVLDNSSVINNGILINADTDASLANFGIVNVNANDMVLNGDIQSGLGSQANLSINNTQWNGLARNGGQVNIDSRAMWNMMASSDVAELTNAGTINFSNPIAGDVLTVHGDYIGNNGNLLFNTELNDDNSITDKMIVEGNTSGNTFVSVTNAGGTGATTLNGIELIQVNGLSDGEFIQKDRIVAGAYDYSLMRGSDANANNWYLTNAVIPTPPSDPTVPSAMTERPEAGGYTANLASANNMFVTRLHDRLGETQYIDALTGEQKVTSMWLRNEGGHNRFRDSQDQLSTQANRYVLQLGGDIAQWSNNDMDRFHLGVMAGYGNSKSTTISQVSGYNAKGSTDGYSAGVYGTWYANEADKSGLYVDSWAQYSWFNNTVDGQDLNTEEYKSKGITASVESGYTFKIGENAAKNATYFIQPKAQVTWMGVKADDHKEANGTNVSGEGDGNIQTRLGVKAFMNGYSSQDKGKDRVFQPFVEANWIHNTKDFGVTMDNVTVKQDGAANIGELKVGVEGQINKKVNLWGNVAQQIGNKGYSDTAVMLGVKYNF; from the coding sequence ATGCCTGCCTTTAAAAAAACTCTAATCGCTATTGCCTTTACATCAATAACAACGCCTGCTTTTTCCCAAATTATAGTAAATGGCACAACTGTAAATGCCCCTGATGGGACAGTAGTAGATACTGGCTTGATTAACGATTTTTCTGGGCATGCAGCAACGGTATCAAATGGTGGCGTATTAATTGCTGACGGTGATATCACATTAACGACTGGGGGTAATGCCGCTGATACTTTATATGCTTCTGGGGCAGGCTCACGTGTCGATTTTTTACACGGAAGTACATTAACCACTACAGGGACTGGCTCACACGGCGTGTATGCGCAAACTGGCGCCAGTGTTAACTTGAATGACGCAAATATTTCAGTTTCAGGGGCAAATGCCTCCGGCCTGTCACTGGTCTCTAATAGCCAAATTTCATTAAATAACAGTACCATTTCAGCAACAGGTGCCGGTGGCAAGGGTATAGCTGCTAATAATAGTTCAGTAATTATCAATAACTCTAGATTGACAACAACAGGTGCTTATCTCGGCTCAAGTGCCAGTGCTTTACAAATAGCAAATGGTTCACGAGGGAGCATGACCGGCTCATACGCCAGTACCGGTGGAGCCTCTGCCGCTGCGGTCTTCGTTGAAACAACAAATAGTGCAAATACTCAATTTGATATCATCGACAGTACCCTGGAAACATTCGGGGCGGGTACTGCGCTAGTCTCTTCTGAACTGAATGGTAATGGATCATCTTTAGCTACTGTCAGTGGAAATACGCAAATTATCACTCATCAGGCAACCGCAGTAAGTGCGAGAGGGCCAGGTGGTAAAATTGTTATTAACCCAGGAGCATCGGTTAAAACCCTCGGCGCTAATAATACCGCTATCCAGGCAGTTTTAGGCGGCCAGGCTGATATTACGGGTAGCACTATCAGTACAGCCAGTAATGGTGCAGTAGCCATGATGGCCAGTTCCGCGAGTTCTATTATTAGTCAGGGCAATAACATCAGTACGGTGGGTAATAATGCGTATGCTGTTCAGGCTAATGACAGTGGGACCACTGTTAATGTGACTAATACCAATATAGTTACTAGTGGTAATAACGCTGATGCAGTGAATAGTAACACACAAGCAATTGTGACTATGAATCAACAGAATGCCAATATACATAGTCAAAACGGCAAAACATTTAATGCTCTTGGTGGCACCATCAATGCAGTCCTTGATAACAGTAGTGTTATTAACAATGGCATATTAATAAATGCAGATACCGATGCTAGCCTGGCGAACTTTGGTATCGTTAATGTTAATGCAAACGATATGGTTTTAAATGGTGATATCCAGTCAGGTTTAGGTAGCCAAGCTAATCTCAGCATTAACAATACACAATGGAATGGTCTTGCACGTAATGGCGGCCAGGTGAATATTGATAGTCGCGCCATGTGGAATATGATGGCAAGTTCTGACGTCGCTGAGCTGACTAACGCCGGGACAATTAATTTCTCCAATCCTATTGCAGGCGACGTATTAACTGTCCATGGTGACTATATTGGTAATAACGGTAACTTATTGTTTAATACTGAATTAAATGACGACAACTCCATAACGGATAAAATGATCGTCGAAGGTAACACTTCAGGGAACACCTTCGTCAGCGTGACTAACGCGGGTGGCACTGGCGCGACAACGTTAAACGGTATTGAATTGATTCAGGTTAATGGCTTATCTGACGGTGAGTTTATTCAAAAGGATCGTATCGTTGCCGGTGCTTATGATTATTCATTGATGCGCGGTTCTGATGCTAATGCCAATAACTGGTATCTGACTAATGCTGTTATTCCTACGCCACCTTCAGACCCAACAGTTCCATCTGCTATGACTGAGCGTCCAGAAGCTGGCGGCTATACTGCCAACTTAGCCTCGGCTAATAATATGTTTGTCACTCGTTTGCATGATCGTTTGGGCGAAACTCAGTATATCGACGCACTGACTGGCGAACAGAAAGTAACCAGTATGTGGTTGCGTAACGAGGGTGGGCATAACCGTTTCCGTGATTCTCAAGATCAACTGAGCACACAGGCTAACCGTTATGTGCTGCAATTAGGCGGAGATATTGCTCAGTGGAGCAATAACGACATGGACCGTTTCCATCTGGGCGTTATGGCTGGGTATGGTAACAGCAAAAGCACCACCATCTCGCAAGTGTCCGGTTACAACGCTAAAGGGTCAACTGACGGTTACAGCGCCGGTGTCTACGGGACCTGGTATGCCAACGAGGCCGATAAGTCCGGCTTATATGTCGACAGTTGGGCGCAATACAGCTGGTTCAACAACACCGTTGACGGTCAAGATTTGAATACTGAAGAATATAAGTCTAAGGGGATAACTGCCTCGGTTGAGAGTGGTTATACCTTCAAAATCGGTGAAAATGCCGCTAAAAATGCCACCTACTTTATCCAGCCTAAAGCGCAGGTGACCTGGATGGGTGTGAAAGCTGACGACCATAAAGAAGCTAACGGCACGAATGTCTCTGGTGAAGGTGATGGCAATATTCAGACCCGTCTGGGTGTGAAAGCCTTTATGAATGGCTATAGCAGCCAGGATAAAGGTAAAGACCGAGTATTTCAGCCATTTGTAGAAGCAAACTGGATCCATAATACCAAAGACTTTGGTGTCACTATGGATAACGTGACAGTGAAGCAAGATGGAGCCGCCAATATCGGTGAATTAAAAGTGGGTGTTGAAGGCCAAATCAATAAAAAAGTTAACCTGTGGGGTAATGTTGCCCAGCAAATCGGCAACAAAGGTTACAGTGATACCGCTGTAATGCTAGGTGTGAAATATAATTTCTAA
- a CDS encoding LuxR family transcriptional regulator: MMFTTAIFIFPRVSSVNTSLFRSGFSYFHSLVKNKRNYYMNYFILSQCGLMSFSFKILLNDVLYQHSEDSVIRVYRSIPSLIKNIDGKLKLILLDITGFKHSEVHDLLIKIKSSHNVGIILFCDNYSDLSNLPNIYHAVIYRKSNMPYIKKTIGTICHNRYDGHFIPLDDDNLVKNKLTKRENETLQCIISGLNSVQISKRLSLSYKTVSGYRRSICRKYGINNLNVYYLKYREESQ, from the coding sequence ATGATGTTCACTACGGCTATATTTATCTTTCCGAGAGTATCATCAGTAAATACATCACTATTTCGCAGTGGATTTTCTTATTTTCATTCATTAGTTAAAAATAAAAGGAATTATTATATGAACTATTTTATCCTCAGTCAGTGCGGGCTTATGTCTTTCTCTTTCAAAATACTATTGAATGATGTGCTATACCAACATTCAGAAGACTCAGTAATAAGGGTTTACCGTTCTATTCCCTCACTGATAAAAAATATAGATGGGAAACTCAAGCTGATACTACTTGACATTACTGGATTCAAACATAGTGAAGTTCATGATCTATTAATTAAAATAAAGTCATCCCACAATGTAGGGATTATTTTATTTTGTGACAACTACTCTGACCTGTCTAACCTCCCTAATATATATCATGCAGTCATATACAGAAAAAGTAATATGCCTTACATCAAAAAAACAATAGGGACAATATGTCACAACCGCTATGACGGTCATTTCATACCTCTTGATGACGATAATCTTGTTAAAAATAAATTAACTAAACGAGAAAATGAAACATTACAATGTATTATATCAGGTTTAAATTCTGTTCAGATTTCAAAAAGGTTATCACTCAGTTATAAAACCGTCAGTGGCTATCGTCGTAGTATCTGTAGAAAATATGGCATTAACAATTTAAATGTTTATTATTTAAAATATAGAGAAGAAAGTCAGTAG
- a CDS encoding dienelactone hydrolase: MLELKCGSNTAIVVLHEIYGINPHIRRVCHEYHAMERDVYCLNLIGRDEPFSYAQQNEAYRYFIENVGFDTSHIVTLLQTLRPQYDNLILVGFSVGATLAARSGLCARVVCHYGSRIREHSDIAPPCPALVILARHEASFDTTILQSELKKYPNVDSRIFSSHHGFCDGDNANFDAENADLATRLVHQFIG, translated from the coding sequence ATGCTAGAGCTAAAATGTGGAAGCAATACCGCCATCGTAGTACTACATGAGATTTATGGTATTAATCCGCATATCAGGCGGGTGTGTCATGAATATCATGCGATGGAGAGGGACGTTTATTGCCTCAATCTTATTGGGCGTGATGAGCCATTTAGCTATGCACAGCAGAATGAGGCATATCGCTATTTTATTGAAAATGTAGGTTTTGACACATCCCATATCGTTACTCTGCTCCAGACTCTGCGGCCACAGTATGACAATCTTATCCTCGTAGGATTTAGTGTTGGAGCCACGCTTGCGGCCAGAAGCGGGTTATGTGCAAGGGTTGTCTGCCACTACGGTTCACGTATCCGCGAGCACAGCGATATTGCGCCACCTTGTCCAGCCCTTGTCATCCTTGCCCGACATGAGGCTTCTTTCGACACGACAATCCTGCAAAGTGAACTAAAAAAATATCCTAATGTTGATAGCCGCATATTCAGCAGCCATCATGGGTTTTGTGATGGGGATAATGCCAACTTTGATGCAGAAAATGCCGATCTTGCAACTAGATTGGTACACCAGTTTATAGGGTAG
- a CDS encoding N-acetyltransferase has product MTELNIYGQALGKSLPDWLPRTTPQRIILKGDYCLLEPIDIKHSKDLFEAWHSIDDERDWTYFHINRPITIRQCDHYIASLSASKDPLFYSVINYSTGKAVGFIALQRIDPENGAVEIGWINWSPLMKRTLCSTEAIFLLLSYALDTLQYRRCAWKCDSLHQPAIQAAERLGFQYEGTFRQIQVSKGHSRDTRWYSIIESEWPGIRRAIQLWLSSANLDDRGKQKQKLAEFMPVTEE; this is encoded by the coding sequence ATGACAGAATTAAATATCTATGGGCAAGCACTGGGCAAATCATTACCCGACTGGTTGCCTCGAACAACTCCCCAACGGATTATCCTCAAAGGAGACTATTGCCTCCTTGAACCTATTGATATCAAGCATAGCAAGGATCTATTTGAAGCCTGGCACAGCATTGATGACGAGCGTGACTGGACTTACTTTCACATTAATCGCCCCATCACAATTAGGCAATGTGACCATTATATTGCCTCTCTTAGTGCAAGTAAGGACCCTCTCTTTTATTCAGTCATCAATTACTCCACCGGAAAAGCAGTAGGTTTTATCGCGTTACAACGCATTGACCCCGAGAATGGGGCGGTAGAAATCGGTTGGATTAACTGGTCACCGTTGATGAAACGTACTTTATGCAGCACTGAGGCAATATTTCTTTTGCTATCCTATGCGCTGGATACTTTGCAATACCGGCGATGTGCGTGGAAGTGTGACAGTTTGCACCAGCCAGCGATTCAAGCGGCAGAACGCTTGGGATTTCAATACGAAGGTACTTTCAGACAAATACAAGTATCCAAAGGGCATAGTCGTGACACCCGTTGGTATTCTATTATCGAGAGTGAATGGCCAGGGATTCGGCGAGCTATACAGCTTTGGCTAAGCTCAGCTAACCTGGATGACCGGGGTAAACAGAAGCAGAAATTGGCCGAGTTTATGCCAGTGACAGAAGAGTAG
- a CDS encoding methyl-accepting chemotaxis protein translates to MRFIQNIKIRTALILILIVFSLLWAGASGFALYSLKQLNQELGVTHTQQQNGDIINSANAQYYRATTAMERAMGAMAKNDTGVFDLEMKATLTELDGLKNGLSQFKTIDHGKIDSTTIDDIYNSSFNLYNSAVLPMFESAREKNINNFEVIKTGKYLPLRRNFSAAIDKYNAKIISLNEEANQRISQWLVWCQYILVSALLISVLIMVTTDRYLVNFLVKPLNRVKAHLESLAQGILDHNIVDQGRNCIGQLIPYINKMQDNWAKTVFEIRNSADSIYRGSSEISVGNTDLSSRTEEQASALEETASSMEQLGSTVQQNADNAGQASTLANQATREAQQGGVIVSGVIATMTKITSSSHKIVDIIGVINSIAFQTNILALNAAVEAARAGEQGRGFAVVASEVRNLAQRSAQAAKEIDVLINESVKNIKSGSEQVTRAGDAMDKIVSSVSNVNDIMSEIAAASTEQSKGISQIGSAVVQMDSVTQQNAALVQQSAAAAASLEEQARQLTEIVSVFKIKGKAPGVSTGPLLRPKTRIKSVALVAEQGGWTKF, encoded by the coding sequence ATGAGATTCATACAAAATATTAAAATAAGAACGGCACTTATACTCATTCTCATCGTGTTTTCACTGTTGTGGGCCGGGGCATCAGGCTTTGCTTTATACTCTCTTAAGCAATTAAACCAAGAGCTAGGTGTAACCCATACTCAGCAGCAAAATGGCGATATTATTAATAGTGCCAATGCACAATACTACCGCGCGACAACAGCGATGGAACGTGCTATGGGAGCAATGGCGAAAAATGACACTGGAGTTTTCGATCTTGAGATGAAGGCAACTCTTACCGAATTAGACGGCCTTAAAAATGGGCTCAGTCAATTTAAAACTATTGATCATGGGAAAATTGACTCAACCACAATAGATGATATTTATAACAGTTCTTTTAATCTCTATAACAGTGCAGTTTTGCCGATGTTTGAATCAGCAAGAGAGAAAAATATAAACAATTTTGAAGTAATAAAAACAGGTAAATATCTTCCGTTAAGACGGAACTTCAGTGCAGCGATAGACAAATACAACGCAAAAATTATATCCCTAAATGAAGAAGCAAATCAGCGGATTTCCCAATGGCTAGTGTGGTGTCAATATATCCTAGTCAGTGCGTTATTAATCAGTGTGCTGATCATGGTAACAACCGACCGCTATCTGGTTAACTTTCTCGTTAAGCCTTTGAACAGAGTAAAAGCTCATCTTGAATCTCTGGCACAAGGCATACTTGACCACAACATCGTAGATCAGGGTAGAAACTGTATTGGCCAGTTAATTCCTTATATTAACAAGATGCAGGATAACTGGGCCAAAACGGTGTTTGAAATCCGCAACAGTGCGGATTCGATTTACAGGGGTTCTAGTGAGATATCAGTCGGAAATACCGATTTGTCTTCCCGAACTGAAGAACAAGCCTCGGCGCTGGAAGAGACCGCCTCCAGCATGGAACAACTCGGTTCAACCGTTCAGCAGAATGCAGATAATGCCGGTCAGGCAAGTACACTGGCGAACCAGGCCACTCGGGAAGCACAACAGGGCGGCGTAATTGTCAGTGGCGTCATTGCCACCATGACGAAAATTACCAGCAGCTCACATAAAATCGTCGATATCATTGGCGTCATCAACAGTATTGCGTTTCAAACCAATATTCTTGCGTTAAATGCCGCGGTCGAAGCAGCACGAGCAGGGGAACAAGGCCGGGGATTTGCCGTTGTCGCCAGTGAAGTGAGAAATTTGGCGCAACGCAGCGCACAGGCAGCAAAAGAGATTGATGTGCTGATCAATGAGTCAGTTAAAAATATTAAATCCGGGTCTGAACAGGTGACGCGAGCAGGTGATGCGATGGACAAAATCGTGAGCTCAGTCAGCAACGTAAATGACATTATGAGCGAAATAGCCGCAGCCTCGACCGAACAGAGTAAAGGGATCAGCCAAATTGGTTCTGCGGTGGTTCAAATGGACAGCGTCACGCAGCAAAATGCCGCCTTAGTGCAGCAATCTGCTGCTGCTGCTGCCTCGCTGGAAGAGCAGGCTCGTCAACTAACAGAAATTGTCTCGGTATTTAAAATCAAAGGAAAGGCACCTGGCGTTTCAACAGGCCCTCTGCTCAGGCCAAAGACACGAATTAAGAGTGTCGCATTAGTCGCAGAACAGGGCGGCTGGACTAAGTTTTAA